The Flavobacterium commune genome contains a region encoding:
- a CDS encoding MGH1-like glycoside hydrolase domain-containing protein gives MGHTNSETERLAVPNNYKNWKKWGPYLAERQWGTVREDYSEHGEAWEFIDHDKARSNAYRWGEEGIGGFCDSREILCLAPAFWNGKDPILKERLFGLTNNQGNHGEDVKELYFHQLSTPTHTYNKYLYKYPQNEFPYSDLVNNNRKSREETEFELLDSNAFKDNAYFDCYIEYAKAGIDDILMKVTVVNRGTNDASIHVLPHLWFRNFWKHNNRHPRPNMESVSNNAILSKSSRNGDYYFYHEHGEQLFCENETNNERIYKFDNEYEYVKDGINNHVVNGESSVNPNKIGTKAAIWYKLDLKAGEEKSINLRLSNVALENPWADFENLFDQKKQECEAFYNETINEKIPEAHRAIAKSAFSGLLWTKQFYYFNIHKWLFGGTEETPANRSNPRNFSWQHLNNRHVISMPDKWEYPWYAAWDLAFHMASFVEIDPCFAKQQLLLVLQESYMHPNGQIPAYEWNFSDVNPPVHSWAVWHVYEKDKVRTGKADTPFLEKAFQKLLINFTWWVNQKDTSGTDLFEGGFLGLDNIGVFDRNHMPEGIKKMQQADATSWMAMFSLNMLRMSLELAKTNKIYEEVSAKFFRHFLNIAWAMHHIGKKDISLWDDEDNFYYDVVEMSNGKTDRLRVRSLVGVIPMFAVEIMHKDLFDQLQDFRRRANEIIRTRPDLASLISNLEKANEEGNFLFSIMRGFRLENLLKRLLDENEFLSEFGIRSLSKFHKDHPFVFNGSHQIQYEPGESRSAMFGGNSNWRGPIWMPLNYMIIQSLRKYYTFYGPTYIYEFPTGSGNKLNLKEIANELSKRLIKLFERNDEGKFQYHADDHEKLFTKDEHFRNEHFFYEFFDGDSGKGLGASHQTGWTALIANLILELDE, from the coding sequence ATGGGGCATACCAATTCGGAAACAGAAAGACTAGCCGTTCCTAATAATTACAAAAATTGGAAAAAATGGGGCCCTTATTTAGCCGAAAGGCAATGGGGAACTGTTCGCGAAGATTACAGCGAGCACGGAGAAGCCTGGGAATTTATCGATCACGACAAAGCGCGTAGCAACGCCTACCGATGGGGAGAAGAAGGAATAGGAGGTTTTTGTGATTCCCGTGAGATTTTATGTCTGGCTCCTGCCTTTTGGAATGGCAAGGATCCTATTTTAAAAGAACGTTTGTTTGGTCTTACCAACAATCAGGGGAATCATGGCGAAGACGTAAAAGAACTCTACTTTCATCAACTTTCCACGCCTACGCACACGTACAACAAATACCTTTATAAGTATCCACAAAATGAATTTCCTTACAGCGATTTAGTCAACAACAATAGGAAAAGTAGGGAAGAAACCGAATTTGAACTACTGGATAGCAATGCCTTTAAAGACAATGCTTATTTTGATTGTTATATCGAATATGCTAAAGCCGGTATAGATGATATCCTGATGAAAGTTACCGTGGTCAATAGAGGTACGAATGATGCCAGCATACATGTGTTACCTCATCTTTGGTTTCGCAATTTCTGGAAACACAACAACAGACATCCGAGACCTAATATGGAGTCGGTTTCTAATAATGCGATACTTTCTAAAAGCAGCAGAAACGGAGACTATTATTTCTATCATGAACATGGCGAACAGCTATTTTGTGAAAACGAAACCAATAACGAACGCATTTATAAGTTTGATAACGAATATGAGTACGTTAAAGACGGAATTAACAATCATGTTGTAAACGGAGAATCTTCTGTGAACCCTAACAAAATTGGGACTAAAGCAGCTATTTGGTACAAACTAGATTTAAAAGCAGGTGAAGAAAAAAGTATTAATCTTCGCTTAAGTAACGTTGCCTTAGAAAATCCCTGGGCCGATTTTGAAAATCTATTTGACCAAAAGAAACAGGAATGTGAAGCTTTTTATAACGAAACCATAAATGAAAAAATCCCCGAAGCACACCGAGCGATTGCAAAAAGTGCTTTTTCAGGTTTGTTATGGACCAAGCAATTTTATTATTTTAATATCCACAAATGGCTATTTGGTGGTACCGAGGAAACACCGGCAAACAGAAGCAATCCGCGTAATTTTAGCTGGCAACATCTTAACAACCGTCACGTTATTTCTATGCCCGACAAATGGGAATATCCTTGGTATGCCGCTTGGGATTTAGCATTTCACATGGCATCGTTTGTAGAAATCGATCCTTGTTTTGCTAAACAGCAGCTGCTGTTAGTTTTACAGGAAAGTTATATGCACCCTAATGGTCAAATTCCGGCTTACGAATGGAATTTTAGCGATGTGAATCCTCCGGTTCATTCCTGGGCAGTTTGGCATGTTTACGAAAAAGACAAAGTTCGCACTGGCAAAGCCGATACCCCATTTCTGGAAAAAGCATTCCAAAAACTACTTATTAATTTCACTTGGTGGGTAAACCAAAAAGATACCAGCGGAACCGACTTATTTGAAGGTGGATTTTTAGGATTGGATAACATTGGGGTTTTCGACCGCAATCACATGCCGGAAGGAATTAAGAAAATGCAACAGGCCGATGCGACGAGTTGGATGGCTATGTTCTCGTTAAATATGCTTCGCATGTCGCTCGAGCTAGCAAAAACCAACAAAATCTACGAAGAAGTATCTGCTAAGTTTTTCAGACACTTTTTGAATATTGCGTGGGCGATGCACCATATCGGAAAAAAAGACATTTCGCTTTGGGACGACGAAGACAATTTCTACTATGATGTTGTCGAAATGTCAAACGGAAAAACGGATCGTTTAAGAGTTCGCTCTTTAGTGGGTGTTATCCCAATGTTTGCTGTCGAAATCATGCATAAAGATTTATTTGACCAATTACAAGACTTTAGAAGACGCGCCAACGAGATTATAAGAACACGTCCAGACCTGGCGTCGTTAATTTCTAATCTAGAAAAAGCCAACGAGGAAGGGAATTTTCTATTCTCGATTATGCGTGGTTTTAGATTAGAAAATCTATTAAAACGCTTGCTGGATGAAAATGAGTTTTTATCCGAGTTTGGAATTCGTTCGCTTTCTAAGTTCCACAAAGACCATCCATTTGTATTTAATGGTTCGCACCAAATTCAGTATGAGCCCGGTGAAAGCCGTTCGGCTATGTTTGGCGGAAATTCGAACTGGCGAGGCCCTATCTGGATGCCATTAAATTATATGATTATTCAATCGTTGCGTAAATATTATACTTTCTATGGTCCAACTTACATCTACGAATTCCCAACAGGTTCCGGAAACAAATTGAACTTAAAAGAAATTGCAAACGAACTGAGCAAGCGATTGATAAAACTCTTCGAAAGAAACGACGAAGGCAAATTTCAATACCATGCCGATGACCATGAAAAGCTTTTTACAAAAGACGAGCATTTTAGAAACGAACACTTCTTCTATGAATTTTTTGATGGTGATAGCGGTAAAGGACTCGGTGCTTCTCATCAAACAGGTTGGACAGCGCTTATTGCTAATTTGATTTTGGAATTAGACGAATAA
- a CDS encoding MORN repeat-containing protein → MTKNLIFLFLLVSIICNAQSTTITTTGKDSILICPFPTNCGYYKGETTIVNGKSEANGKGKANLRGGIAEGNWKNNRLEGYGTYEVKNGYKYIGNFKDGQFFGQGSIIYNIGNKYVGEWKDSKFYGQGVFYTSNGTKYAGKWSSGIGNDLGFVIFIKNSMYTGTKYNGKGTRINQNGDVYTGDFKDGKPNGQGTRKYPNGAVYTGAFKDGKPNGQGIETYKDGRKYTGQWKEGKFDGKGTLRNTIIDFSYTGDWKDGKLNGKGTYIDTKQKYIGEFKDDQMYGQGTISYENKEKYSGEWKEGYRAGQGTYTWPNGDTYTGHFEKNKHQGQGTMIYANGEKFVGEWKVSKEFNGILYNSNGTKKSSYKDGLLIE, encoded by the coding sequence ATGACCAAAAACTTAATCTTCCTTTTTTTATTAGTTAGTATTATTTGCAATGCCCAAAGCACAACAATCACTACAACTGGAAAAGACTCCATCTTAATTTGTCCTTTTCCAACAAACTGCGGTTATTACAAAGGAGAAACAACCATAGTAAATGGGAAAAGTGAAGCCAATGGAAAAGGCAAAGCAAATTTACGTGGCGGTATTGCAGAAGGCAACTGGAAAAACAATAGACTAGAAGGTTATGGAACTTATGAAGTTAAAAATGGATATAAATATATTGGCAATTTTAAAGATGGCCAGTTTTTCGGGCAAGGCTCAATAATTTATAATATTGGCAACAAATATGTTGGCGAATGGAAAGACAGTAAATTCTACGGACAAGGTGTTTTTTACACATCAAATGGCACTAAATATGCTGGCAAATGGAGTTCTGGTATAGGTAATGACTTAGGATTTGTTATTTTTATTAAAAACTCTATGTATACCGGTACAAAATATAACGGTAAAGGAACTCGAATAAACCAAAATGGAGATGTTTATACAGGCGATTTTAAAGATGGAAAACCAAATGGTCAAGGAACTAGAAAATACCCAAATGGAGCTGTTTATACAGGTGCATTTAAAGATGGAAAACCAAATGGTCAAGGAATAGAAACTTATAAAGATGGCCGGAAATATACTGGTCAATGGAAAGAAGGCAAATTTGATGGAAAAGGTACACTTAGAAATACTATAATAGACTTCAGTTATACTGGTGATTGGAAGGACGGAAAGCTTAACGGCAAAGGAACTTACATTGATACGAAACAAAAATACATTGGGGAATTTAAAGATGACCAAATGTACGGACAAGGAACAATTTCATACGAAAACAAAGAAAAATATTCCGGAGAGTGGAAAGAAGGCTATCGAGCAGGACAAGGCACTTACACTTGGCCTAATGGAGACACCTATACAGGTCATTTTGAAAAAAACAAACATCAAGGCCAAGGAACCATGATTTATGCCAATGGAGAAAAATTTGTTGGCGAATGGAAAGTTAGCAAAGAATTTAACGGAATTCTTTACAATAGCAATGGAACAAAAAAATCCAGCTATAAAGACGGTCTTCTAATAGAATAA
- a CDS encoding mechanosensitive ion channel family protein: protein MLIDQQVTLVNKYIEKSIDFGFEYAPKLVGGMIVLVIGLWFTKIVTKAVGRSLEKSKIDQSLIPFLRSLTNITLKVLVAITVMGMIGIQMTSFVAILGAAGLAVGMALSGTLQNFAGGVIILILKPFKIGDTIEAQGFVGTVKEITIFSTLLNTADKKLVIIPNGPLSTGALTNYSFETTRRVDWTFGISYGDDVENFKKALNDFIAEDSRILKNPEPFVGLLALASNSVNFTVRVWVNSPDYWNVFFDMNEKVYTKFPNYDLHIPFPQTDAPINKK from the coding sequence ATGTTAATAGATCAACAAGTTACACTAGTAAATAAGTACATCGAAAAATCAATCGATTTTGGTTTTGAATACGCACCAAAATTAGTTGGCGGAATGATCGTTCTGGTAATTGGTTTATGGTTTACCAAAATAGTTACCAAAGCAGTTGGAAGATCATTAGAAAAATCAAAGATTGATCAATCTCTGATTCCATTTTTAAGAAGTTTAACTAACATCACCCTAAAGGTTTTAGTCGCCATCACCGTAATGGGCATGATTGGCATCCAAATGACTTCGTTTGTAGCTATCCTGGGAGCTGCAGGTCTGGCCGTGGGTATGGCACTATCAGGAACACTTCAAAATTTTGCCGGAGGTGTAATTATTTTAATCCTGAAACCTTTTAAAATAGGTGATACCATCGAAGCACAGGGTTTTGTAGGAACTGTAAAAGAAATTACTATTTTTTCAACCCTACTCAATACTGCCGATAAAAAATTAGTTATTATCCCTAACGGACCACTTTCAACAGGAGCATTGACCAATTATTCTTTTGAGACAACACGAAGAGTGGACTGGACATTCGGAATTTCCTATGGCGATGATGTTGAAAATTTCAAAAAAGCGCTGAATGATTTTATTGCTGAGGATTCGAGAATTTTAAAAAATCCTGAGCCTTTTGTAGGACTTTTGGCACTTGCAAGCAACTCTGTTAATTTTACGGTAAGAGTATGGGTAAATAGTCCGGATTATTGGAATGTATTTTTTGACATGAATGAAAAAGTATATACCAAATTCCCTAATTACGACCTTCATATTCCTTTTCCTCAAACGGATGCTCCAATTAATAAGAAATAA
- a CDS encoding efflux RND transporter permease subunit, producing MIKWFSLGFWELIARVVLRNKILMLSIIVAATIFLSMQWKNIHFTFTEANMLPSDNIANVEYNAFLDKFGEEGNLVIIGVKDNTFFTPKAFKAWNTLMNSLKKDKAIDLVISINDLKKLQKNDSLQKFELIPFVDQSKTVDEAYLKNIQKDLFNNMPFYEGLLFNKKSGSIRSAVYMDKKIVNTKERKDYILEKLIPAVEKFEKETNIDLRVSGMPYIRTLNAQTITDEISIFIGASLLVTSLLFFFFFRSFRATLISIIIVIIGVMWSFGFLGLFNYEITVLTALVPSLIIVIGIPNCIFLTNKYHQEYKVHRNKVKALQRVTTKIGMATLMTNVTTAIGFFTFISSNNKLLIEFGNVTSINIMALFFLCIIVIPIFHSYIPAPIDRHIEHLDRGSVKRFMDWILRNVKTNRFSIYVVAILLLVISIIGIYKMRISGSLIEDMPKKEAFFQDIVFFENEFDGVMPLEIMIDTKRKKGVMKLSTLKRMDELEQAIDEIPELSKPISIVNLVKYSKQAYYNGNPEYYELPTSQEQGFILSYAKNATKNSKENLMKSYVDSTGQFARITTFMRDDNGGAIPKVEAEIRKQADKIFPPDRYNVSITGKALVFQKGTGYLLDNLLSSLVFAFFLTALLIGFMFRSFKMILVSIIPNLLPLLLTAGLMGFLDIPLKPSTILVFGIAFGLSVDDTVRFLAQYREELKKNNWKIRKSVYATFNDAGLSMFYTSIVLFFGFSVFMLSSFGGTIALGGLISLTLLFGMLSNLMLLPALVLTLNKTLANEQEFIEPKIDIIEHSDEEIDALKKTKLL from the coding sequence ATGATTAAGTGGTTTAGTTTAGGATTCTGGGAGTTAATTGCCCGTGTTGTCCTCCGAAATAAAATTTTAATGCTATCGATTATTGTTGCTGCAACAATTTTCTTGTCGATGCAATGGAAAAACATCCATTTTACTTTTACAGAGGCCAATATGTTACCCAGCGATAACATTGCTAATGTTGAATACAATGCGTTCTTAGATAAATTTGGCGAAGAAGGAAATCTGGTTATCATTGGGGTAAAAGACAACACTTTCTTTACTCCAAAAGCTTTTAAAGCCTGGAACACCTTGATGAATAGTCTAAAAAAAGACAAAGCTATTGATCTGGTAATTTCGATTAATGACCTGAAAAAATTACAAAAAAACGATTCCCTTCAAAAATTTGAATTAATTCCTTTTGTTGACCAAAGTAAAACCGTTGACGAAGCTTATTTAAAAAACATCCAAAAGGATCTTTTTAATAACATGCCATTTTACGAAGGATTGTTGTTCAACAAGAAATCCGGAAGTATTCGCTCTGCCGTTTACATGGACAAGAAAATTGTAAACACTAAGGAGCGCAAAGACTATATCTTAGAAAAATTAATCCCTGCGGTTGAAAAATTCGAAAAAGAAACCAATATCGATTTGCGTGTTTCGGGAATGCCTTACATCCGAACCCTGAATGCCCAGACAATTACTGACGAAATCAGTATTTTTATTGGAGCTTCATTATTAGTAACCTCTTTACTGTTTTTCTTCTTTTTTAGAAGTTTCAGAGCCACTTTAATCTCCATCATTATTGTGATTATTGGTGTTATGTGGTCCTTTGGATTTTTAGGATTATTTAATTACGAAATCACGGTTTTAACAGCTCTGGTTCCTTCGTTGATTATTGTTATTGGGATTCCAAATTGCATTTTCCTGACTAATAAATACCATCAGGAATACAAGGTTCACCGCAATAAAGTCAAAGCTTTACAAAGAGTAACCACCAAAATTGGTATGGCAACTTTGATGACAAACGTTACCACTGCTATTGGTTTTTTCACCTTTATTTCTTCAAATAACAAATTGCTTATCGAGTTTGGAAATGTAACTTCCATCAACATTATGGCGTTGTTTTTCCTGTGTATCATAGTAATTCCTATTTTCCATAGTTACATCCCGGCACCAATAGACCGTCACATCGAACACTTAGACAGAGGTTCGGTAAAAAGATTCATGGATTGGATTCTGCGCAACGTAAAAACCAATCGCTTTTCTATCTATGTTGTTGCCATTTTATTACTTGTTATTAGCATCATCGGAATTTACAAAATGCGTATTTCGGGAAGTTTGATTGAAGACATGCCTAAAAAAGAAGCCTTTTTCCAGGATATTGTTTTCTTCGAAAATGAATTTGATGGTGTAATGCCACTGGAAATTATGATTGACACCAAACGTAAAAAAGGCGTAATGAAACTCTCTACGCTAAAACGAATGGACGAATTAGAACAGGCTATTGATGAAATCCCTGAACTGTCTAAACCTATCTCTATTGTCAATTTAGTAAAATATTCCAAACAGGCTTACTATAACGGAAACCCGGAATATTATGAATTACCTACTTCTCAGGAACAAGGATTCATTTTGTCCTATGCTAAAAATGCCACTAAGAATTCCAAAGAAAACCTAATGAAAAGCTATGTGGATTCGACAGGACAATTTGCCCGAATTACCACTTTTATGAGGGATGACAACGGAGGAGCAATACCAAAAGTGGAAGCTGAAATCAGAAAACAAGCCGACAAAATATTCCCACCGGATCGCTACAATGTAAGCATTACCGGAAAAGCATTGGTTTTCCAAAAAGGAACGGGTTACTTACTGGATAACTTGCTTTCGTCACTGGTTTTTGCCTTTTTCTTAACGGCACTTTTAATCGGATTTATGTTCCGTTCGTTCAAAATGATTTTGGTTTCCATCATTCCAAATTTATTACCATTATTGTTAACCGCAGGACTTATGGGCTTTTTAGACATTCCGTTAAAACCATCCACAATATTGGTATTCGGGATTGCGTTTGGACTTTCGGTAGATGATACTGTTCGATTCCTGGCACAATACCGTGAAGAATTAAAGAAAAACAACTGGAAAATTCGCAAATCAGTTTATGCAACTTTTAACGATGCCGGTTTGAGTATGTTCTATACTTCTATCGTATTATTCTTTGGATTTTCGGTATTTATGCTCTCCAGTTTTGGTGGAACCATCGCCCTTGGCGGATTGATTTCATTGACTTTATTATTCGGAATGCTGTCTAATTTAATGTTATTACCTGCTTTGGTATTAACCTTAAACAAAACATTGGCAAACGAACAGGAATTTATCGAACCAAAAATTGACATCATCGAACATAGTGATGAAGAAATCGATGCTTTGAAAAAAACTAAATTATTATAA
- a CDS encoding DMT family transporter gives MNWILLVIAGLFEVAFASCLGKAKETTGIISTYWMIGFFVCLSVSMFLLYKVTQVLPIGTAYAVWTGIGAVGTVLVGIFVFKEPAGFWRLFFLMTLISSIIGLKFVSSH, from the coding sequence ATGAATTGGATTTTGCTGGTAATTGCAGGATTGTTTGAAGTAGCATTTGCTTCCTGTCTTGGAAAAGCTAAAGAAACAACGGGAATAATTTCGACCTATTGGATGATTGGTTTTTTTGTTTGTCTATCAGTAAGTATGTTTTTGCTGTACAAGGTTACTCAGGTTTTACCCATTGGGACAGCTTATGCGGTTTGGACTGGAATTGGAGCTGTAGGAACTGTTTTAGTAGGCATTTTTGTTTTTAAAGAACCGGCCGGTTTTTGGAGGTTATTTTTTTTAATGACACTTATTTCGTCTATCATCGGTTTAAAATTTGTGTCGAGTCATTAA
- a CDS encoding sensor histidine kinase: MQETNNLGYILGLIILLLIAIIGFVLYHLLQAKKEKRELENNFYVLERKVNDLQLETLESKLNPHLFKNILNSIQSHAYQTYFALDKLANVLDYILYESKKKFVTPKEEIDFALNLIEINKIKISPLFELKIKTHIDKEDKLYEEPLLAPLISIDLIENAFKHADLQSPDAFISVIFEFKNNAFAMTVSNKISDKKVLKKERSGIGNATLEQRLRIIYKNNFKLDKFVENDIYIAHLKINLLEYKTEMFTAGR, from the coding sequence ATGCAGGAAACGAATAATCTGGGTTATATTTTGGGTCTCATCATTTTGCTTTTAATAGCGATTATTGGTTTTGTATTGTATCATTTACTGCAAGCCAAAAAAGAAAAAAGAGAGCTTGAAAATAATTTTTATGTACTCGAAAGGAAAGTCAATGATTTGCAATTGGAAACTTTAGAGTCAAAACTAAATCCGCATCTTTTTAAGAATATCCTCAATTCGATTCAATCCCATGCCTATCAAACTTATTTTGCGTTAGATAAATTAGCCAATGTGCTGGATTATATTTTGTATGAAAGCAAGAAAAAATTTGTTACTCCAAAAGAAGAAATTGATTTTGCACTGAATTTAATCGAAATCAACAAAATTAAAATCAGTCCGCTTTTTGAATTAAAGATAAAAACGCATATCGATAAGGAAGATAAATTGTATGAAGAGCCTTTACTGGCACCGTTAATTTCGATTGATTTGATTGAGAATGCTTTTAAACACGCCGATTTGCAAAGCCCTGATGCTTTTATTTCGGTTATTTTTGAGTTTAAAAACAATGCTTTTGCAATGACGGTTTCGAATAAAATTTCGGACAAAAAGGTGTTGAAAAAAGAAAGAAGCGGTATAGGAAATGCCACTTTAGAACAACGTTTACGCATTATTTATAAAAATAATTTTAAGCTCGATAAGTTTGTAGAAAACGATATCTATATTGCTCATTTAAAGATTAATTTGCTTGAATACAAAACTGAAATGTTTACTGCTGGACGATGA
- a CDS encoding LytR/AlgR family response regulator transcription factor → MNTKLKCLLLDDELPGLTYLKMLCEQIPEVEIVKTFNNPEKLLAEIPNLDFDLLISDIEMPGIDGLHLATLLKEKLVVFCTAYKAYAADAFTIDAVDYITKPVKLERLQKAITKATERFGSTANTKKFIHLNTDKGKSLLYFNQVLYIKTALGDSRDKTVLLTDGSFLNLKNVKFDSLLDELPEADFCRINKKEIVSLKAIKFFNHNEIVLHHLDANAKNTTLILSETYRADFLKKIKI, encoded by the coding sequence TTGAATACAAAACTGAAATGTTTACTGCTGGACGATGAGTTGCCGGGATTAACGTATTTGAAAATGCTTTGCGAACAAATTCCCGAAGTAGAAATCGTAAAGACGTTTAATAATCCTGAAAAACTGTTGGCCGAAATTCCAAATCTCGATTTTGATTTGTTAATATCAGATATCGAAATGCCCGGAATTGACGGCTTGCATTTGGCAACTTTGCTAAAAGAAAAATTAGTTGTTTTTTGTACAGCATACAAAGCCTATGCTGCTGATGCTTTTACTATTGATGCCGTTGATTATATTACCAAGCCGGTAAAATTAGAGCGTTTGCAAAAAGCAATTACTAAGGCTACAGAACGTTTTGGAAGCACTGCAAATACTAAGAAATTCATCCATCTCAATACTGATAAAGGAAAGAGTCTGTTGTATTTTAACCAAGTTTTGTATATCAAAACCGCTTTGGGCGATAGCCGTGACAAAACGGTACTTTTAACCGATGGCAGTTTTTTGAATTTAAAAAATGTAAAGTTCGATTCGCTTTTGGATGAATTGCCCGAAGCTGATTTTTGTCGTATTAACAAGAAAGAAATAGTGTCCTTAAAGGCGATAAAGTTTTTCAATCATAACGAAATTGTGCTACATCATTTAGATGCTAATGCTAAGAATACTACGCTAATACTGAGTGAAACCTATCGGGCTGATTTTTTGAAAAAGATAAAAATCTAA